Proteins from a single region of Lelliottia sp. JS-SCA-14:
- the nadC gene encoding carboxylating nicotinate-nucleotide diphosphorylase, with protein sequence MPTRRYNPDHRREALLERINLDIPASVAHALREDLGGEVNADNDITAQLLPKETRSHAVIITREDGVFCGKRWVEEVFTQLAGDDVQITWHVQDGDSISASQPLFELHGPSRVLLTGERTALNFVQTLSGVASAVRRYVNLLEGTKTQLLDTRKTLPGLRTALKYAVLCGGGANHRLGLSDAFLIKENHIIASGSVRQAVEKAFWLHPDVPVEVEVENLDELDAALKAGADIIMLDNFETEQMREAVKRTNGQAQLEVSGNVTHETLREFAETGVDFISVGALTKHVQALDLSMRFK encoded by the coding sequence ATGCCGACTCGCCGTTACAACCCCGACCACCGACGTGAAGCGCTTCTGGAACGTATTAACCTCGATATCCCGGCGAGCGTCGCCCACGCACTGCGTGAAGATCTGGGCGGCGAGGTCAATGCGGACAACGATATTACCGCACAATTATTGCCTAAAGAGACGCGCTCGCACGCGGTGATCATCACCCGCGAAGACGGCGTATTCTGCGGAAAACGCTGGGTCGAAGAGGTCTTTACCCAGCTCGCCGGCGATGACGTACAGATAACCTGGCACGTTCAGGATGGCGACAGCATCAGCGCCAGTCAGCCTCTTTTTGAACTTCATGGCCCGTCCCGCGTACTGTTAACGGGTGAGCGCACCGCACTGAACTTCGTCCAGACTTTATCCGGCGTGGCGAGTGCCGTTCGTCGCTATGTTAACCTGCTGGAAGGCACCAAAACTCAGCTGCTGGATACCCGTAAAACGCTGCCTGGCCTGCGCACCGCCCTGAAATACGCGGTGCTGTGCGGCGGCGGCGCCAACCACCGTCTGGGGTTATCCGACGCCTTCCTGATCAAAGAGAACCACATTATCGCCTCCGGCTCCGTACGTCAGGCGGTGGAAAAAGCCTTCTGGCTGCACCCGGATGTGCCTGTCGAAGTGGAAGTCGAAAACCTCGACGAGCTCGATGCCGCGCTCAAAGCCGGGGCCGATATCATCATGCTCGATAACTTCGAAACAGAGCAGATGCGCGAAGCGGTTAAACGCACCAACGGTCAGGCGCAGCTGGAAGTCTCCGGCAACGTCACCCATGAAACCCTGCGCGAGTTTGCTGAAACTGGCGTGGATTTTATCTCCGTTGGCGCGCTCACCAAACACGTCCAGGCCCTCGACCTCTCTATGCGCTTCAAATAA
- the ampD gene encoding 1,6-anhydro-N-acetylmuramyl-L-alanine amidase AmpD, translating to MQLQDGWLVDARHVPSPHHDCRPEDETPSLLVVHNISLPPGEFGGPWIDALFTGTIDPNAHPFFAEIAHLRVSAHCLIRRDGEIVQYVPFDKRAWHAGVSVYQGRERCNDFSIGIELEGTDTTPYTDAQYQALVAVTRELTALYPKIADNITGHSDIAPVRKTDPGPAFDWSRFRAMLTASSDKEMT from the coding sequence ATGCAGTTACAAGACGGATGGCTGGTGGATGCGCGGCACGTACCGTCGCCGCACCATGATTGCCGCCCGGAGGATGAAACGCCCTCACTGCTGGTGGTCCACAATATTAGCCTGCCACCGGGTGAATTTGGCGGTCCGTGGATCGACGCATTATTCACCGGAACAATCGATCCCAACGCCCATCCATTTTTTGCGGAAATTGCGCACCTGCGCGTTTCTGCCCATTGTCTGATTCGCCGTGACGGTGAGATCGTCCAGTATGTTCCTTTCGATAAACGCGCGTGGCACGCCGGTGTCTCGGTCTATCAGGGGCGTGAACGCTGTAACGATTTTTCGATTGGTATTGAGCTGGAAGGCACAGATACTACGCCGTACACCGACGCGCAGTACCAGGCGCTGGTGGCGGTGACGCGTGAGTTGACCGCGTTGTACCCAAAAATTGCTGACAACATCACCGGGCATAGCGATATTGCGCCAGTGAGAAAAACCGATCCAGGCCCGGCGTTTGACTGGTCCCGGTTTCGCGCCATGCTAACCGCTTCGTCAGATAAGGAGATGACATGA
- the ampE gene encoding beta-lactamase regulator AmpE, giving the protein MTLFTMLLVMIAERLFKLGEHWHLDHRMEVIFRRIKHFSMLRTLLMTAVVMGVVFLLLRALHGLFFNVPLLVVWILLGVLCIGAGKVRLHYHAYLKAASRDDSHARGAMASELTLIHGVPPDCNERDYLRELQNALLWINFRYYLAPLFWFVVGGPLGPVFLMGYAFLRAWQTWLARYLTPHERLLSGIDAILHVLDWLPVRLVGVVYALIGHGEKALPAWFASLADRHTSQYQVLTRLAQFSLAREPHTDKVETPKAAVSMAKKTSFVIVVLVALLTIYGTLV; this is encoded by the coding sequence ATGACGTTGTTTACCATGCTGCTGGTGATGATCGCTGAACGGTTGTTTAAACTGGGCGAGCACTGGCATTTGGATCACCGGATGGAAGTGATCTTCCGTCGGATTAAACATTTTTCGATGCTACGCACTCTCCTGATGACCGCCGTGGTGATGGGCGTGGTGTTCCTGCTGCTGCGCGCGCTGCATGGCCTGTTTTTCAACGTGCCGCTGCTGGTGGTGTGGATCCTGCTGGGCGTGCTGTGCATCGGTGCTGGAAAGGTTCGGTTGCACTACCATGCCTATCTGAAAGCCGCATCCCGCGACGATAGCCACGCGCGTGGCGCGATGGCGAGCGAGCTGACGCTGATCCACGGCGTTCCGCCGGACTGCAACGAGCGCGATTACTTGCGCGAGCTGCAAAACGCGCTGCTGTGGATTAACTTCCGCTATTACCTCGCGCCGCTGTTCTGGTTTGTGGTGGGCGGCCCACTGGGGCCGGTGTTCCTGATGGGCTACGCTTTCTTACGCGCCTGGCAGACCTGGCTGGCGCGCTATCTGACGCCGCACGAACGACTGCTGTCAGGCATCGATGCGATTTTACACGTGCTGGACTGGCTGCCGGTGCGCCTGGTGGGCGTGGTGTATGCTCTGATTGGTCACGGCGAGAAGGCGCTTCCGGCGTGGTTTGCTTCCCTGGCGGATCGTCATACCTCGCAGTATCAGGTGCTGACGCGTCTGGCGCAGTTCTCCCTGGCCCGCGAACCGCACACGGATAAAGTCGAAACCCCGAAAGCAGCGGTGTCGATGGCGAAGAAAACCTCGTTTGTGATTGTGGTGCTGGTCGCGTTGCTGACGATTTACGGCACGCTGGTGTAA
- a CDS encoding family 43 glycosylhydrolase — translation MRDWPNPFIEQRADPFILHHEGLYYFIASVPEYDRLAIRRADSLEGLRSAEEVVVWRKPEAGPMSELIWAPELHHIDGKWIIYFAAAHTQALDGLNMFQHRMFALECADSDPLAGKWVEKGQIVTPFDTFALDATTFVHQDKRWYLWAQKAPDISGNSNLYLCEMENAWTLKGEPVMLSKPEYDWECRGFWVNEGPAVLEHGDRLFISYSASATDENYCMGLLWIDKSADPRVAANWHKSPRPVFTTSYENRQYGPGHNSFTQTPDGEDVLVYHARNYTEIEGDPLYDPNRHTRLKVVRWNENGMPDFGIPPADTY, via the coding sequence ATGCGTGACTGGCCCAATCCCTTTATCGAACAACGTGCCGACCCGTTTATTCTGCATCACGAAGGGCTGTATTACTTCATCGCCTCGGTGCCCGAGTACGACCGACTGGCGATCCGCCGCGCCGATTCGCTGGAAGGGTTGCGCAGCGCCGAAGAGGTGGTGGTCTGGCGAAAACCCGAGGCCGGGCCGATGAGCGAGCTGATCTGGGCACCGGAACTGCATCACATCGACGGCAAATGGATCATCTACTTTGCCGCCGCGCATACTCAAGCGCTCGATGGGCTGAATATGTTCCAGCACCGGATGTTCGCCCTGGAGTGCGCCGACAGCGATCCGCTGGCCGGAAAATGGGTCGAGAAAGGGCAAATCGTCACGCCGTTCGATACTTTTGCGCTCGATGCCACCACTTTCGTTCATCAAGACAAGCGCTGGTATCTGTGGGCGCAAAAAGCGCCGGATATCTCAGGCAACTCCAATCTCTATCTGTGTGAAATGGAAAACGCGTGGACGCTTAAAGGCGAGCCGGTGATGCTCAGCAAACCGGAGTATGACTGGGAGTGTCGCGGGTTCTGGGTCAACGAAGGCCCGGCAGTGCTGGAGCATGGCGACAGGCTGTTTATCAGCTACTCCGCCAGCGCGACGGATGAGAACTACTGCATGGGGCTGCTGTGGATTGATAAAAGCGCCGATCCGCGTGTCGCGGCCAACTGGCACAAATCACCACGCCCGGTGTTCACTACCAGCTACGAAAATCGTCAGTACGGGCCGGGGCATAACAGCTTTACGCAGACGCCGGATGGGGAAGATGTGCTGGTGTATCACGCGCGCAATTACACCGAAATTGAGGGCGACCCGCTGTACGATCCAAATCGTCACACCCGCCTGAAAGTCGTGCGCTGGAACGAAAACGGGATGCCCGATTTTGGCATCCCGCCTGCGGATACATATTGA
- a CDS encoding glycoside-pentoside-hexuronide (GPH):cation symporter: protein MDNNKLSVKEKIGYGMGDAGCNIIFGAIMLFVNYFYTDIFGLAPALVGVLLLSVRVIDAITDPIMGAIADRTRSKYGRFRPWLLWIAFPYALFSILMFTTPEWTYNSKVIYAFVTYFLLSLTYTAINIPYCSLGGVITNDPKERVACQSYRFVMVGIATLLLSLTLLPMVEFFGGDDKAKGYQMAMTVLALIGTCMFLFSFSTVRERIRPAVQTNDELKNDLKDVWKNDQWVRILLLTLCNVCPGFIRMAATMYYVTWVMGQSTHFATLFISLGVVGMMLGSILAKTLTDRWCKLKVFFWTNIALAIFSSAFYFFDPKATTTIVVLYFLLNVLHQIPSPLHWSLMADVDDYGEWKTGKRITGISFSGNIFFLKLGLAIAGAMVGFLLSWYGYDAGAKAQSADAINGIVLLFTIIPGVGYLITAGVVRLLKVDRDLMKQIQEDLEKRRMNYRELNDYQELKAAETK, encoded by the coding sequence ATGGATAACAATAAACTGTCTGTAAAAGAAAAGATCGGCTATGGCATGGGCGACGCGGGATGCAACATCATCTTTGGCGCCATTATGTTGTTTGTTAACTATTTTTATACGGATATCTTCGGCCTGGCCCCCGCGCTGGTCGGGGTGTTGTTACTCTCAGTTCGCGTGATTGACGCCATCACCGACCCGATCATGGGCGCGATCGCTGACCGTACCCGCAGTAAATATGGCCGATTTCGTCCATGGTTGCTGTGGATTGCGTTCCCCTATGCTCTGTTCAGTATTCTGATGTTCACCACGCCGGAGTGGACTTACAACAGCAAAGTTATCTATGCGTTTGTCACCTACTTCCTGCTGTCGCTCACCTACACGGCCATCAACATCCCTTACTGCTCGCTGGGTGGCGTAATCACCAACGATCCAAAAGAGCGTGTGGCCTGTCAGTCGTATCGCTTTGTGATGGTCGGGATTGCGACGCTGTTGCTCTCGTTAACGTTGCTGCCGATGGTGGAGTTTTTTGGCGGTGACGACAAAGCCAAAGGCTACCAGATGGCGATGACCGTGCTGGCGCTGATTGGCACCTGTATGTTCCTGTTTAGTTTCTCAACCGTACGAGAACGTATTCGCCCGGCGGTACAAACCAATGATGAACTGAAAAACGATCTGAAAGACGTGTGGAAGAACGATCAGTGGGTGCGCATCCTGCTTCTGACCCTGTGCAACGTGTGCCCTGGCTTTATCCGCATGGCGGCGACCATGTACTACGTCACCTGGGTGATGGGGCAAAGCACCCATTTCGCCACCCTGTTTATCAGCCTCGGCGTGGTGGGCATGATGCTCGGCAGCATCCTCGCAAAAACCCTGACCGACCGCTGGTGCAAGCTGAAAGTGTTCTTCTGGACCAACATCGCCCTGGCCATTTTCTCCAGCGCGTTCTACTTCTTCGACCCGAAAGCCACCACCACCATCGTGGTGCTCTACTTCCTGCTCAACGTCCTGCATCAGATCCCGTCCCCGCTGCACTGGTCCCTGATGGCCGACGTGGACGACTACGGCGAGTGGAAAACCGGGAAGCGCATCACCGGAATCAGCTTCTCAGGCAACATTTTCTTCCTCAAACTGGGGCTGGCGATCGCCGGGGCGATGGTCGGATTCCTGCTCTCCTGGTACGGCTACGACGCGGGTGCTAAGGCGCAAAGCGCCGATGCCATCAACGGCATCGTCCTGCTGTTTACCATCATACCGGGCGTTGGCTATTTGATTACCGCAGGTGTGGTGCGTCTGCTGAAAGTAGACCGTGACCTGATGAAACAGATTCAGGAAGACCTGGAGAAACGCCGCATGAACTATCGCGAGCTGAATGACTATCAGGAACTCAAAGCCGCTGAAACCAAATAA